A genomic region of Streptosporangium lutulentum contains the following coding sequences:
- a CDS encoding MarR family winged helix-turn-helix transcriptional regulator, with the protein MTQDALPEAQAAALLGREFATAIVVFHEAVGKLVGLSSVERKCIDVLQRLGPVTAGAIAEHTGLTTGAVTGLVDRLETAGYVQRARDPHDRRKVVVRLLPNERMDALMASAFGEFVEDMTEITTRYSEAELYAITDWIRRTTDALVANTRRIMSLGEPGADPGTSAHPGRPDTRR; encoded by the coding sequence GTGACGCAAGACGCACTCCCCGAAGCTCAGGCGGCCGCGCTGCTCGGCCGCGAGTTCGCGACGGCGATCGTGGTGTTCCACGAGGCGGTCGGCAAACTCGTGGGGCTCAGCTCGGTCGAGCGAAAGTGCATCGACGTGCTCCAACGGCTGGGACCGGTGACGGCCGGAGCGATCGCGGAACACACCGGCCTGACCACCGGCGCCGTAACCGGCTTGGTGGACCGGCTCGAAACCGCCGGCTACGTTCAACGCGCACGCGACCCGCACGACCGTCGCAAGGTCGTCGTGCGGCTACTGCCGAACGAGCGGATGGACGCGCTGATGGCCTCCGCGTTCGGGGAATTCGTCGAGGACATGACGGAGATAACGACCAGGTACAGCGAGGCCGAGCTCTACGCGATCACGGACTGGATACGCAGAACCACCGACGCGCTGGTGGCCAACACACGCAGAATCATGAGCCTCGGCGAGCCTGGAGCCGACCCGGGCACCTCTGCTCATCCAGGCCGGCCGGACACCCGCCGCTGA
- a CDS encoding VC0807 family protein, producing the protein MPEIGARRKAMYFIVMIANLAADLLLPTLVLAALAPTGMPAAVRLAIGGTLLTGKAIGGRVESGEFRWRPAVVVALVPTMAIAGCYLAGLGSTASMVAGAVASGAVVVADLLRTRTRGKAGHPIDGFAVLVLVEVAAGVVLTAISGDARFALARGSFYVAIAGVVVLATTWSDRPLMRVALKPVASKGDPARAEAFERAWRNSRRFRMLYRAMTAGLGAVLLADAALRVVIIYSSPAEDVLQSSLTSQLPLFVLIGLWFAVGRGLAVPRAERLLDAELSNA; encoded by the coding sequence ATGCCTGAGATCGGCGCCCGGCGCAAAGCCATGTACTTCATCGTGATGATCGCGAATCTGGCCGCCGATCTGCTCCTTCCGACGCTGGTCCTGGCCGCCCTCGCGCCGACCGGCATGCCCGCCGCGGTACGGCTGGCCATCGGCGGGACCCTTCTGACCGGGAAGGCGATCGGCGGTCGAGTCGAATCCGGGGAGTTCCGTTGGAGGCCGGCCGTGGTCGTGGCACTCGTGCCCACCATGGCCATCGCCGGCTGCTATCTCGCGGGCCTCGGCAGCACCGCGAGCATGGTGGCGGGCGCGGTCGCCTCCGGCGCGGTCGTCGTCGCCGATCTGCTGCGGACTCGAACGCGCGGCAAGGCCGGACATCCGATCGACGGCTTCGCCGTACTGGTGCTGGTAGAGGTCGCGGCCGGCGTCGTGCTGACCGCGATCAGCGGTGACGCGCGTTTCGCGCTCGCCCGGGGCTCGTTCTACGTCGCCATCGCGGGAGTCGTCGTCCTGGCGACCACGTGGTCGGATCGGCCGTTGATGCGCGTCGCCCTCAAACCCGTGGCCTCGAAAGGCGACCCGGCGCGCGCCGAGGCGTTCGAGCGGGCATGGCGGAACTCACGGCGGTTCCGGATGCTCTACCGGGCGATGACCGCCGGCCTCGGAGCGGTGCTGCTCGCCGACGCGGCGCTGCGCGTCGTGATCATCTACAGCAGCCCGGCGGAGGATGTGCTCCAGTCGTCCCTCACCTCCCAGCTTCCCCTGTTCGTGCTGATCGGGCTGTGGTTCGCCGTCGGCCGCGGCCTCGCGGTACCCCGAGCCGAGCGTTTGCTCGACGCCGAACTGTCGAACGCCTGA
- a CDS encoding ROK family protein, which translates to MATPERRTVRDLRRGNRAVLLRTLYFAGLTTRHELSGLTGLSAASISNVTSDLIAENIIVEAGLVESDGGRPRVLLRVNPTFGHVIGVDVGETHVQVALFDLDMNEQAKSEFALRPSEHDVDLVVRHILTGIDAVMASGGVDPAQVMGVGIGVPGIVESGPEALIHAQTFGWDAVPLSALLRAGTSLPLYIDNGAKTLAQAELWFGSGRGSRHVIVVLIGSGVGASVITDGRTYRGVNSSAGEWGHTKIAVGGRPCRCGARGCLEAYIGAEGILERAGLTAEMAGEQAALAELVRSGGPVINETIDYLGAGLANLINLFNPERIVIGGWAGLLLGQHELVKIKKAVAENSLSQPYTSVSITLGRLGPDAVALGAATLVVEEFLLGEIFSPTRQPAVI; encoded by the coding sequence ATGGCGACGCCCGAACGCAGAACGGTGCGCGATCTCCGCCGCGGAAACCGCGCGGTGTTGCTGCGCACCCTCTACTTCGCGGGTCTGACCACCCGCCACGAACTGAGCGGCCTGACCGGCCTGAGCGCCGCCTCCATCAGCAACGTGACCAGCGATCTCATCGCCGAGAACATCATCGTCGAGGCCGGACTGGTGGAGTCCGACGGCGGACGTCCCCGGGTGCTGCTCCGCGTCAACCCGACGTTCGGGCACGTGATCGGAGTGGACGTCGGCGAGACCCACGTGCAGGTCGCGCTGTTCGACCTGGACATGAACGAGCAGGCCAAGTCCGAGTTCGCGCTGCGCCCCAGCGAGCACGACGTCGACCTGGTCGTGCGCCACATCCTGACCGGCATCGACGCCGTGATGGCCTCCGGCGGCGTCGACCCCGCCCAGGTGATGGGGGTCGGCATCGGCGTCCCCGGCATCGTCGAAAGCGGCCCGGAGGCGCTCATCCACGCCCAGACCTTCGGCTGGGACGCGGTTCCCCTGAGCGCCCTGCTGCGCGCGGGCACCTCGCTGCCGCTCTACATCGACAACGGCGCCAAGACCCTGGCCCAGGCCGAGCTGTGGTTCGGTTCCGGCCGCGGATCGCGGCACGTCATCGTCGTGCTGATCGGCTCAGGGGTCGGGGCCAGCGTCATCACCGACGGGCGCACCTACCGCGGGGTCAACAGCAGCGCCGGCGAGTGGGGGCACACGAAGATCGCGGTAGGGGGCCGCCCCTGTCGCTGCGGCGCCCGCGGCTGCCTTGAGGCCTACATCGGAGCCGAGGGCATTCTGGAACGTGCCGGACTGACGGCCGAGATGGCCGGCGAGCAGGCCGCGCTCGCCGAACTGGTGAGATCCGGCGGCCCCGTCATCAACGAGACGATCGACTATCTCGGCGCGGGCCTGGCGAACCTGATCAACCTGTTCAACCCCGAGCGGATCGTCATCGGCGGCTGGGCCGGGCTGCTCCTGGGCCAGCACGAGTTGGTCAAGATCAAGAAGGCCGTCGCCGAGAACTCCCTGTCCCAGCCGTACACGTCCGTCTCCATCACGCTCGGCAGGCTCGGACCGGACGCGGTCGCGCTCGGCGCCGCCACCCTCGTGGTGGAGGAGTTCCTCCTGGGAGAGATCTTCTCCCCCACCCGGCAACCGGCCGTCATCTAG
- a CDS encoding IclR family transcriptional regulator, whose product MEHSGSEDAPNYPIGSVDNALRLLRLFGRQKSVRVAEAGRDIGVARSTAHRLMQMLQYHGFVSQDPESKAYTAGPELIGMAVSLVGGLDLRVVARPIMEDLVRELGETVHISVLRGSDIFFVESIETTKSLRVGSRTGMILPAHATASGKVLLAGLDSGEVRRLLPNAKLAPMTEVTLTSRRDLEAHLARIREVGYASNFGESEDEVWSVAVPVRDAGGNVRAALAISAPPSRLSEDAVAGIAAVLREGANRISAVLPT is encoded by the coding sequence ATGGAGCATTCCGGATCCGAGGACGCACCGAATTACCCCATCGGATCGGTGGACAACGCGCTGCGGCTGCTCCGGCTCTTCGGCAGGCAGAAATCCGTCCGTGTGGCCGAGGCCGGCAGGGACATCGGGGTCGCCCGATCGACGGCGCACCGATTGATGCAGATGCTGCAGTACCACGGCTTCGTGAGTCAAGATCCGGAGTCGAAGGCCTATACGGCCGGGCCCGAGCTGATCGGCATGGCCGTGTCCCTCGTGGGGGGGCTGGACCTCCGGGTGGTCGCTCGTCCGATCATGGAGGACCTGGTCCGGGAACTCGGGGAGACGGTGCACATCAGCGTTCTGCGCGGCTCTGACATCTTCTTCGTCGAGTCGATCGAGACGACGAAGTCGCTGCGCGTCGGCTCACGGACGGGGATGATCCTGCCGGCGCACGCCACGGCGTCGGGCAAGGTGCTTCTCGCCGGGCTGGACTCGGGTGAGGTCCGGCGACTGCTGCCCAACGCCAAGCTCGCCCCCATGACGGAGGTGACCCTGACGAGCCGCCGCGACCTGGAGGCGCATCTGGCGCGAATCCGCGAGGTGGGATACGCCTCCAACTTCGGCGAGAGCGAGGACGAGGTGTGGTCGGTCGCGGTGCCCGTACGGGACGCGGGCGGCAACGTCCGTGCCGCCCTGGCCATCTCGGCGCCACCGTCCCGGCTGAGCGAGGACGCGGTGGCGGGCATCGCCGCGGTGCTGAGGGAAGGCGCGAACAGGATCAGCGCCGTGCTGCCCACCTGA
- a CDS encoding SDR family NAD(P)-dependent oxidoreductase, which translates to MEHSALPPRTTSGPDPAGKVCVITGAAQGIGRTFARAFAESGSRVVVADRDTDGAESTAAELRKEGHDATAVTVDVADEQSVEALLRLTLETYGRVDTLVNNAAIFSTIVMKPFDEISAAEWRQVIDVNLTGVFLCCRAVGGHMRARRGGSIINVSSAAVLQGRPNYMHYVASKAGVVGLTRSLARELGAADVTVNALMPGSVDTGIPRDSVKPGQAEQIIAGQALHRRLQSADIAGTAVFLASDAARTITGQSIVIDGGMNFL; encoded by the coding sequence ATGGAGCACTCTGCTCTCCCTCCCCGGACGACATCCGGGCCCGACCCGGCAGGCAAGGTCTGCGTCATCACCGGCGCGGCCCAGGGCATCGGCCGCACCTTCGCACGCGCCTTCGCCGAATCCGGATCCCGCGTCGTCGTCGCCGACCGCGACACCGACGGCGCCGAATCCACCGCGGCCGAGCTGCGCAAAGAGGGTCACGACGCCACAGCGGTGACCGTCGACGTCGCCGACGAACAGAGCGTCGAGGCGTTGCTCCGCCTGACGCTTGAGACCTACGGGCGGGTCGACACGCTTGTGAACAACGCCGCGATCTTCTCGACCATCGTGATGAAGCCGTTCGACGAGATCAGCGCGGCCGAGTGGCGGCAGGTCATCGACGTCAACCTGACCGGCGTGTTCCTCTGCTGCCGTGCGGTCGGCGGGCACATGCGGGCCCGGCGCGGTGGCAGCATCATCAACGTCTCCTCGGCGGCGGTGCTCCAGGGACGGCCGAACTACATGCACTATGTGGCGTCCAAGGCCGGGGTGGTGGGCCTGACGCGATCGCTGGCGCGAGAGCTGGGCGCCGCCGATGTCACCGTCAACGCCCTGATGCCGGGTTCGGTGGACACCGGCATCCCCCGCGACTCCGTCAAACCCGGCCAGGCCGAGCAGATCATCGCCGGCCAGGCTCTGCACCGGCGCCTGCAATCGGCCGACATCGCCGGTACGGCGGTCTTCCTCGCGTCCGACGCCGCGCGCACGATCACGGGACAGAGCATCGTCATCGACGGGGGGATGAATTTCCTGTGA
- a CDS encoding aldehyde dehydrogenase family protein: protein MMRPPDAPAVVDREWRMIIGNRPVGAVDGGRLDVVDPATGQVVTTIPAATEADVDAAVAAAKDAFGGWRRTPAVVRARLLNEIADAVETHGEELARIDAIDNGTPVSMLRNDIRLATTQLRYFAGLALELRGQSIPPPAGGLNYTVHEPFGVVGRIVPFNHPMMFAATKIAAPLVAGNTVVLKPSEHTSLSALRIGELCAEILPPGVVNVVTGLGATVGARLTTHPDVTRIAFTGSVQTGLGIQRQAAADRVKTVTLELGGKNPLLVFPDADLDAAVAGAIRGMNFTWQGQSCGSTSRVYVHRSLWDEFLGRLKVGVEKLRIGDPQRDDTEVGAIVCRSQYDRVVRFIEAGSADPRARLIAGGDVEGPDAGLFVRPTVFAFDEGDCDSPLLNEEIFGPVLSVLPFDEYDEVIARANRLPLGLTASVWTTELSTAMRATRDLEAGYVWVNASSIHIPGAPFGGFKNSGVGREEGIEELYSYTQQKNVYIQFERGGDSH from the coding sequence ATGATGAGGCCACCCGACGCCCCGGCGGTCGTCGACCGGGAATGGCGCATGATCATCGGCAATCGGCCGGTCGGCGCCGTCGACGGAGGCAGACTGGACGTCGTCGACCCGGCCACCGGCCAGGTCGTCACGACGATCCCGGCGGCCACGGAGGCGGACGTCGACGCGGCCGTCGCGGCGGCGAAGGACGCGTTCGGCGGATGGAGGCGCACTCCGGCCGTCGTGCGTGCCCGCCTGCTCAACGAGATAGCCGACGCGGTCGAGACGCACGGCGAGGAACTCGCCCGGATCGACGCGATCGACAACGGCACGCCGGTCAGCATGCTGCGCAACGACATCCGCCTCGCGACCACCCAGCTGCGCTACTTCGCAGGACTGGCGCTTGAGCTGCGCGGACAGTCGATTCCCCCGCCCGCGGGCGGGCTGAACTACACCGTGCACGAACCCTTCGGCGTCGTCGGGCGGATCGTGCCCTTCAACCATCCGATGATGTTCGCCGCGACGAAGATCGCCGCACCGCTCGTCGCCGGCAACACGGTGGTCCTCAAGCCCTCCGAGCACACGTCGCTGTCGGCGCTGCGCATCGGCGAGCTGTGCGCCGAGATCCTGCCGCCCGGTGTGGTGAACGTGGTCACCGGGCTCGGCGCCACCGTCGGCGCGCGCCTGACGACGCATCCCGACGTCACCAGGATCGCCTTCACGGGCAGCGTCCAAACCGGACTGGGCATTCAGCGGCAGGCCGCCGCGGACCGCGTGAAGACGGTGACGCTGGAGTTGGGCGGCAAGAACCCGCTGCTGGTCTTCCCCGACGCGGACCTCGACGCGGCCGTCGCCGGGGCGATTCGCGGGATGAACTTCACCTGGCAGGGGCAGAGCTGCGGGTCGACCTCACGGGTGTACGTGCATCGAAGCCTGTGGGACGAGTTCCTCGGCCGGTTGAAGGTGGGGGTCGAGAAACTCCGGATCGGCGATCCCCAGCGCGACGACACCGAGGTGGGCGCCATCGTCTGCCGGTCGCAGTACGACCGGGTCGTCCGTTTCATCGAGGCGGGGAGCGCCGACCCGCGGGCGCGCCTGATCGCGGGCGGAGACGTCGAAGGCCCCGATGCCGGCCTTTTCGTACGCCCGACCGTCTTCGCCTTCGACGAGGGCGACTGCGACTCGCCGCTGCTGAACGAGGAGATCTTCGGCCCGGTGCTGTCGGTCCTGCCGTTCGACGAGTACGACGAGGTGATCGCCCGCGCGAATCGGCTCCCGCTGGGATTGACGGCCAGCGTCTGGACCACGGAGCTGAGCACGGCCATGCGGGCGACCCGGGACCTGGAAGCGGGCTACGTCTGGGTCAACGCGAGTTCGATCCACATTCCCGGCGCGCCGTTCGGCGGATTCAAGAACAGCGGCGTGGGTCGTGAGGAAGGGATCGAGGAGCTCTATTCCTACACCCAGCAGAAGAACGTCTACATCCAGTTCGAGCGAGGGGGCGATTCCCATTAA
- a CDS encoding phytoene desaturase family protein, with protein MRKGSRSSIPTPSRRTSTSSSSEGAIPINAEYDGIIIGSGQHGLVLGSYLSKLGLKIAILERRMMFGGGLSTVEPGPPGFYQNPHSINHFNITETPWYRDLGLAATVRYETPRFDFAQPHADGTSLVFSRDVDETCASIGRFSQRDAKTFREWNRRADAISDSIFLAERYSEPLDEDERNELLSGSAVGRDFLDIIERQPLDLMNELFENERVKLLMLFKLSIFGTVLYDAVSQRSPMGAAIRGFDLAAGYQVCVGGSWNLARGLMESFIRAGGTFINHAEVERIVVDNNKATGVELADGRSLTARRFVASTLDVPQTFTRLVGPDQLPAAYREKVEKFKQTAWTLFGVHLALREAPDYLGSDFDPNVNKALKYNVGCESIEELFALHDEVAAGKVPEHISFGTGHITQFDPSQAPPGHHTAYAWHVMPFAPGGSPENIEPVKAEFTERVLDKWREYAPNMTRDNILHTWTHTANDYSRQLINMVRGDIFMGSFAGEQSMWNHFGYRTPVEGLYMAGSATHPGGAISGGAGYIVSRIIAEDLGLAPWWEPVDVRAALKNAAS; from the coding sequence GTGAGGAAGGGATCGAGGAGCTCTATTCCTACACCCAGCAGAAGAACGTCTACATCCAGTTCGAGCGAGGGGGCGATTCCCATTAACGCTGAATATGACGGAATCATCATTGGCTCCGGCCAGCACGGCCTGGTCCTTGGCAGCTACCTGTCGAAGCTTGGGCTCAAGATCGCGATTTTGGAACGGCGCATGATGTTCGGCGGCGGCTTGAGCACCGTTGAGCCGGGACCGCCGGGGTTCTACCAGAATCCGCACTCCATCAATCATTTCAACATCACCGAGACGCCGTGGTACCGCGACCTCGGTCTGGCGGCGACCGTACGGTATGAGACGCCGCGGTTCGACTTCGCCCAGCCGCACGCCGACGGCACATCGCTGGTCTTCTCCCGCGACGTCGACGAGACCTGCGCGTCGATCGGCCGGTTCTCGCAGCGCGACGCCAAGACCTTCCGCGAGTGGAACCGCCGCGCCGACGCCATCAGCGATTCGATCTTCCTCGCCGAGCGCTACTCCGAGCCCCTCGACGAGGACGAGCGCAACGAGCTGCTCTCGGGCAGTGCCGTCGGGCGCGACTTCCTCGACATCATCGAACGGCAGCCGCTGGACCTGATGAACGAGCTGTTCGAGAACGAGCGCGTCAAGCTGCTGATGCTCTTCAAGCTCTCGATTTTCGGCACCGTCCTCTACGACGCGGTGAGCCAGCGCAGCCCGATGGGAGCGGCGATCCGCGGCTTCGACCTCGCCGCCGGCTACCAGGTGTGCGTCGGCGGGAGCTGGAACCTGGCACGAGGGCTGATGGAGAGCTTCATCCGGGCCGGTGGGACCTTCATCAACCACGCCGAGGTGGAGCGCATCGTCGTCGACAACAACAAGGCGACCGGTGTCGAACTGGCCGACGGGCGCAGCCTCACCGCACGGCGGTTCGTGGCGAGCACCCTCGACGTCCCGCAGACGTTCACCAGGCTCGTCGGCCCGGACCAGTTGCCCGCCGCGTACCGGGAGAAGGTCGAGAAGTTCAAACAGACGGCCTGGACGCTGTTCGGCGTGCACCTCGCCCTGCGTGAGGCGCCCGACTACCTCGGCTCGGACTTCGACCCGAACGTGAACAAGGCGCTCAAGTACAACGTCGGGTGCGAGAGCATCGAGGAACTGTTCGCCCTGCACGACGAGGTGGCGGCGGGCAAGGTCCCCGAGCACATCTCCTTCGGCACCGGGCACATCACGCAGTTCGACCCGTCGCAGGCCCCGCCCGGGCACCACACCGCGTACGCCTGGCACGTGATGCCGTTCGCCCCCGGCGGCAGCCCGGAGAACATCGAGCCGGTCAAGGCGGAGTTCACCGAGCGCGTTCTCGACAAGTGGCGGGAGTACGCGCCGAACATGACCCGCGACAACATCCTGCACACCTGGACCCACACGGCGAACGACTACAGCCGTCAGTTGATCAACATGGTGCGGGGCGACATCTTCATGGGGTCCTTCGCGGGCGAGCAGAGCATGTGGAACCACTTCGGCTACCGGACCCCCGTCGAGGGCCTGTACATGGCCGGGTCGGCCACGCACCCGGGCGGCGCGATCTCGGGAGGCGCCGGCTACATCGTCTCGCGGATCATCGCGGAGGACCTGGGGCTCGCCCCGTGGTGGGAACCGGTCGACGTCCGGGCCGCGCTGAAGAACGCGGCGAGCTGA
- a CDS encoding alcohol dehydrogenase catalytic domain-containing protein — protein MTDQSINPAAAVGYPGNQSGEFKGWVRYQDWFEIRDLRLRPRRPTDVVIRNLAAQACYTLVPNVADLSTTHHDKARSPGHGAMGVVVEVGSQVRRVKVGDRVVTPVLPSCGTCYSCVRGEWHACGHKNDLDFATQEAPPFAELEDGTPVWQDHTGGFAELAVCDESWVVPVFDSPLSDVELASLACVPGPGWSFALFGMPVEIASKVAVLGAGALGLSIIQAAKMMGAQLIIAVERIPHRMEAAKRAGAHIVLDADEYGAGIVKKIQELCGPDTPNMAAGGKPSEGFYHGRGADHIYEAAGKTIGDPTTGKPADVSGSAALGYGYQATRRGGTFVHTGWIERTNDPQWWPASPGPFDYEGKKYLSASYGGANVLRDIPRLAKLIEMGYLDAKSLCDPVMPFEKGDQALWHSLNRDSLLPIITYDE, from the coding sequence ATGACGGACCAATCAATCAATCCAGCGGCTGCGGTCGGATACCCCGGCAACCAGTCCGGCGAGTTCAAGGGCTGGGTGCGCTACCAGGACTGGTTCGAGATCCGGGACCTCCGGCTGCGGCCCAGGCGGCCGACCGACGTGGTGATCCGCAATCTCGCGGCGCAGGCCTGTTACACGCTCGTGCCGAACGTCGCGGATCTGTCCACCACCCACCACGACAAGGCCAGGAGCCCGGGCCACGGCGCCATGGGGGTCGTCGTCGAGGTCGGTTCCCAGGTCCGGCGGGTCAAGGTCGGCGACCGGGTCGTGACGCCGGTCCTGCCGAGCTGTGGCACGTGCTACAGCTGCGTGCGCGGCGAGTGGCACGCCTGCGGCCACAAGAACGACCTGGACTTCGCCACGCAGGAGGCCCCGCCGTTCGCGGAGCTGGAGGACGGCACGCCGGTGTGGCAGGACCACACGGGTGGCTTCGCGGAGCTGGCGGTCTGCGACGAGTCCTGGGTCGTGCCGGTGTTCGACTCCCCGCTGTCCGACGTCGAGCTCGCGTCGCTCGCCTGCGTTCCCGGGCCGGGCTGGAGCTTCGCGCTCTTCGGCATGCCGGTGGAGATCGCCTCGAAGGTCGCCGTCCTCGGTGCCGGCGCGCTCGGCCTCTCGATCATCCAGGCCGCCAAGATGATGGGCGCCCAGCTGATCATCGCGGTCGAGCGCATCCCGCACCGGATGGAGGCGGCCAAGCGCGCGGGGGCGCACATCGTCCTCGACGCCGACGAGTACGGCGCCGGCATCGTCAAGAAGATCCAGGAGCTGTGCGGCCCGGACACGCCGAACATGGCGGCCGGCGGGAAGCCGTCCGAGGGTTTCTACCACGGGCGTGGCGCCGACCACATCTACGAGGCCGCGGGCAAGACGATCGGCGATCCCACGACGGGCAAGCCGGCCGACGTCAGCGGGTCGGCGGCCCTGGGCTACGGCTACCAGGCCACCCGGCGAGGCGGGACCTTCGTGCACACCGGATGGATCGAGCGGACCAACGACCCGCAGTGGTGGCCGGCTTCGCCGGGTCCCTTCGACTACGAGGGCAAGAAGTACCTCTCCGCGTCCTACGGCGGCGCCAACGTCCTCCGGGACATCCCGCGCCTGGCCAAGCTCATCGAGATGGGATACCTGGACGCGAAATCGCTGTGCGATCCCGTCATGCCCTTCGAGAAGGGAGACCAGGCGCTGTGGCACTCACTGAACCGGGACAGCCTGCTTCCGATCATCACCTACGACGAGTGA
- a CDS encoding SRPBCC family protein has protein sequence MIEIDYTVEIAAPIDEVWAYLWTIPNWAHLMIGFQTVKVVDEQHSVWTLKGDVGMLSREVDLEVIIDEWEPRSFLNFTVNGLTEQIAGGGTFRIGEVPDDSAPASAGPVASPAREPWSRRLRRRWAEFLFGMIAKSARKKAGRRTRDESTGTPTTTPTTTLTATTAPANASGSGPRSRLNFHLEVSPGGPMAPMIELLMSPLLEPAAKDLAIGIRTELEGREQ, from the coding sequence ATGATTGAGATCGATTACACGGTCGAGATCGCCGCCCCGATCGACGAGGTGTGGGCCTACCTGTGGACCATTCCGAACTGGGCTCACCTGATGATCGGATTCCAGACCGTCAAGGTGGTCGACGAGCAGCACTCCGTCTGGACGCTCAAGGGCGACGTCGGCATGCTCAGCCGCGAGGTCGACCTCGAAGTGATCATCGATGAGTGGGAGCCCAGGAGTTTCCTGAACTTCACGGTCAACGGTCTGACCGAGCAGATCGCGGGCGGGGGCACGTTCAGGATCGGTGAGGTGCCGGACGACTCCGCGCCCGCTTCCGCCGGGCCGGTCGCGTCCCCGGCCAGAGAGCCGTGGAGCCGGCGACTCCGCCGGCGCTGGGCGGAGTTCCTGTTCGGAATGATCGCCAAGTCGGCGAGGAAGAAGGCCGGCCGGCGTACTCGGGACGAGTCGACCGGCACCCCCACCACTACCCCCACCACTACCCTCACCGCCACCACCGCTCCCGCGAACGCGTCAGGGAGCGGCCCGAGGTCCAGGCTCAACTTCCACCTCGAAGTGAGCCCGGGCGGACCGATGGCACCCATGATCGAGCTGCTGATGTCACCTCTCCTCGAACCGGCGGCGAAGGACCTGGCGATCGGAATTCGTACGGAACTGGAAGGACGGGAACAATAA